AATATAAATTAGGTCGGCATATCAGGCTAGATTTCAGATCGACctgaaatattttacaattttgaatgaaaatttcaacaaatttcaagttcagATCAGGTTAGATTGCCTCAAGAAAAAATACAGTCAGTAAAagttcagcatgaatttgatgcagctgatccacacaaacaatcaataCTCATTATACTTTTTTATACTGTTCAAGCTACACGCACACGCCTGGTAGTCacaaaaccgtataaagacgtataaacagttttgactgtttgtgtgaatcagctgaaaaacagctgaagtaaattcatgctgaaatttgactgcctctaactgtaccAGAGCTCGTTTGAAATTTCAGGTCATATTGTCTTCTGACCGCAGTCGAGCCTtacaaattgataaaattatattttgagaTAATTTCTTCATTGAAATATCCCTGTCCCAGTTGAACATATGAAAAATTCGACCGACTCGTTGGACCTTTCGATGAAATCTATGTcttcaaataaattcttttgtgtCGGGCGTTGTTGGGACTAAGGTTGGGGACGTGCTAGTGTTCAAACTTTATACCGGGAATGTTTTTCGTATTAGGAAGTGTATTATGGCAAAGGTAACAAATGGTTGCCTTATGAAATGTCTGACTTTAGCAGGAGCTGTTCTTCATCAAAGACTGTTGGTGGGACAAAGGTAAATTCATTGTCCCgtttcgaaaacatttctaACTCAGATCTCCATTCACCTTGAGCCCGAGTGTACTTTTAACAAACTGAGACCCTCAGATCGTTCGGAAGTATTCCTGTTTCGACATCGATTTCTGTAGACACTTTGAAGCATTTTAAAAAGAGGAAACTTTGTACCAAATTCATCGaggacaaaaaattgttcaaaaaattttcaattgaacatTGGAATATCCTCGTAACCGCATTCGCAACTCgttcaaagaaaaatctatGATTCAGATGTTCTAAATGATATGAGGCTATGATAAGGTTGATAAGGCATGCAAAACATTGTATAAAGGTGCTTGTACCGAACGGCACGtcggtgtaaaatttaaaatatttttttctatttataagAAAGGAACTAAGTTTAGCTGTAGCAGTAGCAAGCAGGGTGATGCTGTTTCGCAAACTTAAAGGATAACAGATTTTACATTCACTTTCAATTTAGATGGGGACACACGCGATTATGATCGCCTCAAACAATATGATGAACATGATTCGAAACGAAATTCCGCAAAATGTGTTCGAATCATGTCCATCAATTCGGATTTTGTATTCCGGGGATTTTGTCTCACATTCAATGAATCAAACTCAAAAAGATAAAAAGCACATTGAAGCGCCAACCACTTACACGCGTTTGCTTGCCCAGTCGCTTGTTTACCTGGACCCCGACTCCAAGCTTTTGGCCGGTGTGTCGACTAGTCTGTTTCACCAATGTACATATCAATTCGGCCTGCAGTTCCGGCATGTCCAAACATTGTTGCAATGCATTTTGGGCTAGTACGACGTGATAATCGACACCGGGCTGATTGACGGCGACTGACATGAATAGTTGGCAACTCTGAAAAGGAATTTATCGCGCAAGTGAACGCGAAGTGTTAGATTTGCTACAAAGGCGCATCGAGTGAATGGAAAAACCTTAAACAGCTTAATGGCTTCGGCTTGTAGCATTTCGGAATGTAATGAAGACAGTGGGGACGTAATTTGCTCCTTCGTGTGCAACAAAATCGGATGCCGCCAGATCACACAATCTGGAAAGGAAAGTTTGCTCAGAAATTGaagcgaaaaatgttttttatcttttctcgTCGCAATCTCTTACTCGGATCACCATCCGTTTCCATAAGCTTTTGAACCAATTGTTCGTATTGTGTGCCGGCGTTCGGACCACCTCCGGATACTACCGTCAAATGATACAACCAATTGTCGCGTTCTTGTTTGCCCGGTAAGATTAGATACGTTGGACCCTGATGCGCTGGATAAATGGCAACGGTCAGCCTGGCCTGACTTTGGCCAACATCTTCACGTTCCTCCGAATCGGAATCGGATACGTGTTCCACTTCTTCGACGCGAGCGTCCCTCATGTTAATTTGACCGAGTGGATTCTGGAATGGAAGCGACGGAAGTTTGATTGGATGCAACAGATTAAGAAAACGATTCAAGTAAATCCTACCGTCTCCCCTGGTgctttgaaatacaaaaacatttttccaagcAGTACGCTCCAGCATTTCTTTGCATGACCATTTTTCACCTTGGTCACCCATCCTTGCACCGTTGCCTTTTGATCGTCTCGACTTAGCAGCAATTTGGTGGCATTCCGCCGTTGCACATTCTGCAGCACCCTTATCCAATCGTCCATCGTGGCATTCGAATCGGCCgtcaaataataaattttcttcccCGTATCAATTTCGAATGTTGGTGCACCCTCGTTCCGAATGATTCGACACAGATCGTCCAAAATGATTTGCCCCTGAGGCTTTCTGCAACATGGGAATACAGAGGAAATTGAGTGTTACAATCAAACAGGTTTTGATCGACTGGCGTACCGATTGACGTCATTTTGACTCTTCCAATAATTTAAGCTGCCATTTTTCAGAACGAACCATCTCTTACGCCACGTTTTCAGTTTGCCACCAAGTTTAGCCAGATGACCGATCTGCGCGAAATTAAATTCAGTTTAGTGTCAAGACCGAAATTCAATGACCAAATATATCCCAAACACAAACCTTTTCCAATGATTCCAGCTTTTTGTTCGGAGAATCAGCATACGATGCACGCATCATAAACGATGGCATTGATGCATCCATACACGATGATTCAGCCTGGGACAAAGCATCCGGTGGTATTGCGTAATCGTCGGACATGCCTGATTCAAATGAAGTATCTGAAATTACTTGGGTGTCAAGAAACGGTTACGTTCTTGGTCCATTTAATCacgcaaaaataaagaaaactccaaatagacaaaacaaaaCGCAAAGAAACCCGTCACCAAGAACAACACATTTCATATTAACACACACAAGAAGCAAAGCTCATCGTCGCAAAACGTCTTCGATTGTTATACTGACCTCTTCCTTTCGGATGTTTTGGACTTTCGGAACCACTTCGTTTGGCCGGACTTAAGCTAGATGATGTTTTGAGACTTTTGGAAGGACTTGATGCACTACCCGAAGTACTTGTCTCGGTATTATCTGTGCTGGATGAATTGTGTGAGTTATGGGTTGATGTTATGCAGTTCATCATGACGGCGTGATCTTCGCCATCGCTTGAGTCGTCACTTGAGTCGCCGGTAAAGGGCATGGAACGAATTTGGGAAGCTCGCTGCAAAGTGTTTTTGATTGATTACGTAAAGCCTTCGATTACTTTCGATGGAGAACTTACCCCCTTCACAGTCGCATAAACGGGTACACTAATATCACAGTATCCTCCAGATGCTGTTTGTGATCTGGATGTAATTCCCACACTGTTAACCAAACCATTTTCTTGTTCTTGCGATTCATTCTCATCGCCTGCTGCTAAGCCATCACTAGCCACttgataaatttttgcttcCCAACTGGGAAATCTGTGCAACGGTGGTGTTGGAGGGCGTGGCGTTCCGATATCGTGGGCAGAATCTGATGTCGTTGTGCTTGAACCACCACTGGGCGGTCCACCTTTCAACCACAATGGTGCTTTTTCTCGGGATGGTGTGTAAATTTCAGCGTAATCATGTGCCGGATCGTCTCCTGCAGCATTTTTGGGGGCGAGGGGAATCAGATTCAGGCCGTCTACGGCAGCCGCCAAATCTCTGGCCAACTCTTGTGGCTCCATTGACAGATTTCTTCGATGATGCAATTGTAGGGTTCTATTTTCAGGTGGATCTAACGATTCACTTCGCCGTCGACTGTTTCGATGTTTCAGATCACGTACGTCTAGACTTAAGCTGCTACGAACGGGTTGTTGGATACTATTTCGATTACTCTGGGTGGCTATGtgatttctgtaaattaaataaatttccacaATGAAAACTACTTCTGCACAGTCCAGACTGTTCGATACATACCTTAACAACTCTAATTGCTGATTGCACTTAACGTTTTGTTCGCGTAACACCTGATTTTGTTCCTCTAATTCTCGCAACTTATTAGTCACCCACTCTTTGATTTTAGCTGCCTTTGCTTCGACCTGCTTTGCGTCGTGTAAACGGAGTAAACGTTGCTCTTCCACCTGCACTTCAAGCTGTGTTATTGTTTTTTCTGTATCGGTTGATGACCCTTGTGAGCTTGGAGCGGTCTTGGGCCATTCAGTCAATCTTTGTTCCATGGCCCGCAcctaaacaaaatcaaaatagaaTCGTTACAGTTAGGAATCCCAACAAACATAACAGCAAAACAAACTCATAAACAcagcgcaaaaatattttcctgcttgttttaataaaaactttcaaatcgaaaataaactgCTCCATCGAATGAGTGTGTTTACATTCGGAGAGTGTTTACACAAACAGACAATCTCAAGCTTCGCTCTTCGTACACaataatttacaataatttgcATTGACGACAAAAACATTCTTGAATGTTCAAACTACATTTGAAAGTATGAATCTTCCCAAACAgacaaagaaattgaaaggtcTGTCGACATGTGCATTTTCTTCTATTTGAACGGGTTGTACGTTGCGATGTAAAAGGCAATCAGTTAAATTGAAGTGAAGTAGAAAGTTAGCTTTGCGGAAAATACCACACATGAGTATCCCAGCAAATTATTTAACGTTGGTCTGGCTTTTCAGtcttgtttgttttaattaatttcaacttAAATTGCATTCACTACGAACTGTTATATGTTTTCAGTGGTATCC
This genomic stretch from Bradysia coprophila strain Holo2 chromosome II, BU_Bcop_v1, whole genome shotgun sequence harbors:
- the LOC119072068 gene encoding uncharacterized protein CG43867 isoform X12; the protein is MEQRLTEWPKTAPSSQGSSTDTEKTITQLEVQVEEQRLLRLHDAKQVEAKAAKIKEWVTNKLRELEEQNQVLREQNVKCNQQLELLRNHIATQSNRNSIQQPVRSSLSLDVRDLKHRNSRRRSESLDPPENRTLQLHHRRNLSMEPQELARDLAAAVDGLNLIPLAPKNAAGDDPAHDYAEIYTPSREKAPLWLKGGPPSGGSSTTTSDSAHDIGTPRPPTPPLHRFPSWEAKIYQVASDGLAAGDENESQEQENGLVNSVGITSRSQTASGGYCDISVPVYATVKGRASQIRSMPFTGDSSDDSSDGEDHAVMMNCITSTHNSHNSSSTDNTETSTSGSASSPSKSLKTSSSLSPAKRSGSESPKHPKGRVISDTSFESGMSDDYAIPPDALSQAESSCMDASMPSFMMRASYADSPNKKLESLEKIGHLAKLGGKLKTWRKRWFVLKNGSLNYWKSQNDVNRKPQGQIILDDLCRIIRNEGAPTFEIDTGKKIYYLTADSNATMDDWIRVLQNVQRRNATKLLLSRDDQKATVQGWVTKVKNGHAKKCWSVLLGKMFLYFKAPGETNPLGQINMRDARVEEVEHVSDSDSEEREDVGQSQARLTVAIYPAHQGPTYLILPGKQERDNWLYHLTVVSGGGPNAGTQYEQLVQKLMETDGDPNCVIWRHPILLHTKEQITSPLSSLHSEMLQAEAIKLFKSCQLFMSVAVNQPGVDYHVVLAQNALQQCLDMPELQAELICTLVKQTSRHTGQKLGVGVQVNKRLGKQTRQLLLCATQSLFTCDTQQNGSGQANGSSPTSIQMPIVPPIDCKSNPPSYTFVQGWQLLSLAVSLFVPKNNKLLWYLKLHLSRNADSKTECGKYAAYCERALERTLLNGGRETKPSRMEVLSILMKNPYHHSLPHAIPVHMMNGTYQVVSFDGSTTIEEFHSTLAQEIGCRESTNGFCLFSDDPIEKDLEHYLDPQAKLCDVISKWETALREKGSGKFENSRVIQLTYKNRLYWKHSIKLETDKEKLLLCYQINVQVVQGRFPLSRDLALELASLMAQIDIGDFAAEKNRSATNASVSLQALDKFYPYRYRDAMTPDQLKELQELLVSKWMLLKNRSTLDCVRIYLTCCRKWPYFGATLFQAKPRHTDSAMAWLAISEDALNVLELSSMAPLSRYPYSSVMTFGGCQDDFMLVVSTDDSLQESSEQKLLFAMSKPKILEITLLIADYMNALGHTCPGTPQMNTLTRNGSHRSIRSRPHGGSTAATTAHNTLNSHATHTLNSHSHTLSSHHSHTLSSSHGGQPDILKSTPDHQRIK
- the LOC119072068 gene encoding uncharacterized protein CG43867 isoform X1; protein product: MSDDSPTKRLSQIFGSLSCLSDLKTAESLKKDTSKDNHVQPNHPKQSPYNFAPTTSPPASLPSLSSPSSTQSHRLQTGSNIPTSRVLMGSRSTPNSPRLMPKRSRIPPAVPQRPNAGALIANPALAALDAEAPWPHFSTLTDHLDVHQVNNYNQGLPEINWQERCLELQLELHRSKSQAGRIRDMLGDKLSELEQRVIEAEERAEDAESKVRAMEQRLTEWPKTAPSSQGSSTDTEKTITQLEVQVEEQRLLRLHDAKQVEAKAAKIKEWVTNKLRELEEQNQVLREQNVKCNQQLELLRNHIATQSNRNSIQQPVRSSLSLDVRDLKHRNSRRRSESLDPPENRTLQLHHRRNLSMEPQELARDLAAAVDGLNLIPLAPKNAAGDDPAHDYAEIYTPSREKAPLWLKGGPPSGGSSTTTSDSAHDIGTPRPPTPPLHRFPSWEAKIYQVASDGLAAGDENESQEQENGLVNSVGITSRSQTASGGYCDISVPVYATVKGRASQIRSMPFTGDSSDDSSDGEDHAVMMNCITSTHNSHNSSSTDNTETSTSGSASSPSKSLKTSSSLSPAKRSGSESPKHPKGRVISDTSFESGMSDDYAIPPDALSQAESSCMDASMPSFMMRASYADSPNKKLESLEKIGHLAKLGGKLKTWRKRWFVLKNGSLNYWKSQNDVNRKPQGQIILDDLCRIIRNEGAPTFEIDTGKKIYYLTADSNATMDDWIRVLQNVQRRNATKLLLSRDDQKATVQGWVTKVKNGHAKKCWSVLLGKMFLYFKAPGETNPLGQINMRDARVEEVEHVSDSDSEEREDVGQSQARLTVAIYPAHQGPTYLILPGKQERDNWLYHLTVVSGGGPNAGTQYEQLVQKLMETDGDPNCVIWRHPILLHTKEQITSPLSSLHSEMLQAEAIKLFKSCQLFMSVAVNQPGVDYHVVLAQNALQQCLDMPELQAELICTLVKQTSRHTGQKLGVGVQVNKRLGKQTRQLLLCATQSLFTCDTQQNGSGQANGSSPTSIQMPIVPPIDCKSNPPSYTFVQGWQLLSLAVSLFVPKNNKLLWYLKLHLSRNADSKTECGKYAAYCERALERTLLNGGRETKPSRMEVLSILMKNPYHHSLPHAIPVHMMNGTYQVVSFDGSTTIEEFHSTLAQEIGCRESTNGFCLFSDDPIEKDLEHYLDPQAKLCDVISKWETALREKGSGKFENSRVIQLTYKNRLYWKHSIKLETDKEKLLLCYQINVQVVQGRFPLSRDLALELASLMAQIDIGDFAAEKNRSATNASVSLQALDKFYPYRYRDAMTPDQLKELQELLVSKWMLLKNRSTLDCVRIYLTCCRKWPYFGATLFQAKPRHTDSAMAWLAISEDALNVLELSSMAPLSRYPYSSVMTFGGCQDDFMLVVSTDDSLQESSEQKLLFAMSKPKILEITLLIADYMNALGHTCPGTPQMNTLTRNGSHRSIRSRPHGGSTAATTAHNTLNSHATHTLNSHSHTLSSHHSHTLSSSHGGQPDILKSTPDHQRIK
- the LOC119072068 gene encoding uncharacterized protein CG43867 isoform X7 is translated as MSDDSPTKRLSQIFGSLSCLSDLKTAESLKKDTSKDNHVQPNHPKQSPYNFAPTTSPPASLPSLSSPSSTQSHRLQTGSNIPTSRVLMGSRSTPNSPRLMPKRSRIPPAVPQRPNAGALIANPALAALDAEAPWPHFSTLTDHLDVHQVNNYNQGLPEINWQERCLELQLELHRSKSQAGRIRDMLGDKLSELEQRVIEAEERAEDAESKVRAMEQRLTEWPKTAPSSQGSSTDTEKTITQLEVQVEEQRLLRLHDAKQVEAKAAKIKEWVTNKLRELEEQNQVLREQNVKCNQQLELLRNHIATQSNRNSIQQPVRSSLSLDVRDLKHRNSRRRSESLDPPENRTLQLHHRRNLSMEPQELARDLAAAVDGLNLIPLAPKNAAGDDPAHDYAEIYTPSREKAPLWLKGGPPSGGSSTTTSDSAHDIGTPRPPTPPLHRFPSWEAKIYQVASDGLAAGDENESQEQENGLVNSVGITSRSQTASGGYCDISVPVYATVKGRASQIRSMPFTGDSSDDSSDGEDHAVMMNCITSTHNSHNSSSTDNTETSTSGSASSPSKSLKTSSSLSPAKRSGSESPKHPKGRGMSDDYAIPPDALSQAESSCMDASMPSFMMRASYADSPNKKLESLEKIGHLAKLGGKLKTWRKRWFVLKNGSLNYWKSQNDVNRKPQGQIILDDLCRIIRNEGAPTFEIDTGKKIYYLTADSNATMDDWIRVLQNVQRRNATKLLLSRDDQKATVQGWVTKVKNGHAKKCWSVLLGKMFLYFKAPGETNPLGQINMRDARVEEVEHVSDSDSEEREDVGQSQARLTVAIYPAHQGPTYLILPGKQERDNWLYHLTVVSGGGPNAGTQYEQLVQKLMETDGDPNCVIWRHPILLHTKEQITSPLSSLHSEMLQAEAIKLFKSCQLFMSVAVNQPGVDYHVVLAQNALQQCLDMPELQAELICTLVKQTSRHTGQKLGVGVQVNKRLGKQTRMPIVPPIDCKSNPPSYTFVQGWQLLSLAVSLFVPKNNKLLWYLKLHLSRNADSKTECGKYAAYCERALERTLLNGGRETKPSRMEVLSILMKNPYHHSLPHAIPVHMMNGTYQVVSFDGSTTIEEFHSTLAQEIGCRESTNGFCLFSDDPIEKDLEHYLDPQAKLCDVISKWETALREKGSGKFENSRVIQLTYKNRLYWKHSIKLETDKEKLLLCYQINVQVVQGRFPLSRDLALELASLMAQIDIGDFAAEKNRSATNASVSLQALDKFYPYRYRDAMTPDQLKELQELLVSKWMLLKNRSTLDCVRIYLTCCRKWPYFGATLFQAKPRHTDSAMAWLAISEDALNVLELSSMAPLSRYPYSSVMTFGGCQDDFMLVVSTDDSLQESSEQKLLFAMSKPKILEITLLIADYMNALGHTCPGTPQMNTLTRNGSHRSIRSRPHGGSTAATTAHNTLNSHATHTLNSHSHTLSSHHSHTLSSSHGGQPDILKSTPDHQRIK
- the LOC119072068 gene encoding uncharacterized protein CG43867 isoform X3, with the translated sequence MSDDSPTKRLSQIFGSLSCLSDLKTAESLKKDTSKDNHVQPNHPKQSPYNFAPTTSPPASLPSLSSPSSTQSHRLQTGSNIPTSRVLMGSRSTPNSPRLMPKRSRIPPAVPQRPNAGALIANPALAALDAEAPWPHFSTLTDHLDVHQVNNYNQGLPEINWQERCLELQLELHRSKSQAGRIRDMLGDKLSELEQRVIEAEERAEDAESKVRAMEQRLTEWPKTAPSSQGSSTDTEKTITQLEVQVEEQRLLRLHDAKQVEAKAAKIKEWVTNKLRELEEQNQVLREQNVKCNQQLELLRNHIATQSNRNSIQQPVRSSLSLDVRDLKHRNSRRRSESLDPPENRTLQLHHRRNLSMEPQELARDLAAAVDGLNLIPLAPKNAAGDDPAHDYAEIYTPSREKAPLWLKGGPPSGGSSTTTSDSAHDIGTPRPPTPPLHRFPSWEAKIYQVASDGLAAGDENESQEQENGLVNSVGITSRSQTASGGYCDISVPVYATVKGRASQIRSMPFTGDSSDDSSDGEDHAVMMNCITSTHNSHNSSSTDNTETSTSGSASSPSKSLKTSSSLSPAKRSGSESPKHPKGRGMSDDYAIPPDALSQAESSCMDASMPSFMMRASYADSPNKKLESLEKIGHLAKLGGKLKTWRKRWFVLKNGSLNYWKSQNDVNRKPQGQIILDDLCRIIRNEGAPTFEIDTGKKIYYLTADSNATMDDWIRVLQNVQRRNATKLLLSRDDQKATVQGWVTKVKNGHAKKCWSVLLGKMFLYFKAPGETNPLGQINMRDARVEEVEHVSDSDSEEREDVGQSQARLTVAIYPAHQGPTYLILPGKQERDNWLYHLTVVSGGGPNAGTQYEQLVQKLMETDGDPNCVIWRHPILLHTKEQITSPLSSLHSEMLQAEAIKLFKSCQLFMSVAVNQPGVDYHVVLAQNALQQCLDMPELQAELICTLVKQTSRHTGQKLGVGVQVNKRLGKQTRQLLLCATQSLFTCDTQQNGSGQANGSSPTSIQMPIVPPIDCKSNPPSYTFVQGWQLLSLAVSLFVPKNNKLLWYLKLHLSRNADSKTECGKYAAYCERALERTLLNGGRETKPSRMEVLSILMKNPYHHSLPHAIPVHMMNGTYQVVSFDGSTTIEEFHSTLAQEIGCRESTNGFCLFSDDPIEKDLEHYLDPQAKLCDVISKWETALREKGSGKFENSRVIQLTYKNRLYWKHSIKLETDKEKLLLCYQINVQVVQGRFPLSRDLALELASLMAQIDIGDFAAEKNRSATNASVSLQALDKFYPYRYRDAMTPDQLKELQELLVSKWMLLKNRSTLDCVRIYLTCCRKWPYFGATLFQAKPRHTDSAMAWLAISEDALNVLELSSMAPLSRYPYSSVMTFGGCQDDFMLVVSTDDSLQESSEQKLLFAMSKPKILEITLLIADYMNALGHTCPGTPQMNTLTRNGSHRSIRSRPHGGSTAATTAHNTLNSHATHTLNSHSHTLSSHHSHTLSSSHGGQPDILKSTPDHQRIK
- the LOC119072068 gene encoding uncharacterized protein CG43867 isoform X6: MSDDSPTKRLSQIFGSLSCLSDLKTAESLKKDTSKDNHVQPNHPKQSPYNFAPTTSPPASLPSLSSPSSTQSHRLQTGSNIPTSRVLMGSRSTPNSPRLMPKRSRIPPAVPQRPNAGALIANPALAALDAEAPWPHFSTLTDHLDVHQVNNYNQGLPEINWQERCLELQLELHRSKSQAGRIRDMLGDKLSELEQRVIEAEERAEDAESKVRAMEQRLTEWPKTAPSSQGSSTDTEKTITQLEVQVEEQRLLRLHDAKQVEAKAAKIKEWVTNKLRELEEQNQVLREQNVKCNQQLELLRNHIATQSNRNSIQQPVRSSLSLDVRDLKHRNSRRRSESLDPPENRTLQLHHRRNLSMEPQELARDLAAAVDGLNLIPLAPKNAAGDDPAHDYAEIYTPSREKAPLWLKGGPPSGGSSTTTSDSAHDIGTPRPPTPPLHRFPSWEAKIYQVASDGLAAGDENESQEQENGLVNSVGITSRSQTASGGYCDISVPVYATVKGRASQIRSMPFTGDSSDDSSDGEDHAVMMNCITSTHNSHNSSSTDNTETSTSGSASSPSKSLKTSSSLSPAKRSGSESPKHPKGRVISDTSFESGMSDDYAIPPDALSQAESSCMDASMPSFMMRASYADSPNKKLESLEKIGHLAKLGGKLKTWRKRWFVLKNGSLNYWKSQNDVNRKPQGQIILDDLCRIIRNEGAPTFEIDTGKKIYYLTADSNATMDDWIRVLQNVQRRNATKLLLSRDDQKATVQGWVTKVKNGHAKKCWSVLLGKMFLYFKAPGETNPLGQINMRDARVEEVEHVSDSDSEEREDVGQSQARLTVAIYPAHQGPTYLILPGKQERDNWLYHLTVVSGGGPNAGTQYEQLVQKLMETDGDPNCVIWRHPILLHTKEQITSPLSSLHSEMLQAEAIKLFKSCQLFMSVAVNQPGVDYHVVLAQNALQQCLDMPELQAELICTLVKQTSRHTGQKLGVGVQVNKRLGKQTRMPIVPPIDCKSNPPSYTFVQGWQLLSLAVSLFVPKNNKLLWYLKLHLSRNADSKTECGKYAAYCERALERTLLNGGRETKPSRMEVLSILMKNPYHHSLPHAIPVHMMNGTYQVVSFDGSTTIEEFHSTLAQEIGCRESTNGFCLFSDDPIEKDLEHYLDPQAKLCDVISKWETALREKGSGKFENSRVIQLTYKNRLYWKHSIKLETDKEKLLLCYQINVQVVQGRFPLSRDLALELASLMAQIDIGDFAAEKNRSATNASVSLQALDKFYPYRYRDAMTPDQLKELQELLVSKWMLLKNRSTLDCVRIYLTCCRKWPYFGATLFQAKPRHTDSAMAWLAISEDALNVLELSSMAPLSRYPYSSVMTFGGCQDDFMLVVSTDDSLQESSEQKLLFAMSKPKILEITLLIADYMNALGHTCPGTPQMNTLTRNGSHRSIRSRPHGGSTAATTAHNTLNSHATHTLNSHSHTLSSHHSHTLSSSHGGQPDILKSTPDHQRIK
- the LOC119072068 gene encoding uncharacterized protein CG43867 isoform X2; amino-acid sequence: MSDDSPTKRLSQIFGSLSCLSDLKTAESLKKDTSKDNHVQPNHPKQSPYNFAPTTSPPASLPSLSSPSSTQSHRLQTGSNIPTSRVLMGSRSTPNSPRLMPKRSRIPPAVPQRPNAGALIANPALAALDAEAPWPHFSTLTDHLDVHQVNNYNQGLPEINWQERCLELQLELHRSKSQAGRIRDMLGDKLSELEQRVIEAEERAEDAESKVRAMEQRLTEWPKTAPSSQGSSTDTEKTITQLEVQVEEQRLLRLHDAKQVEAKAAKIKEWVTNKLRELEEQNQVLREQNVKCNQQLELLRNHIATQSNRNSIQQPVRSSLSLDVRDLKHRNSRRRSESLDPPENRTLQLHHRRNLSMEPQELARDLAAAVDGLNLIPLAPKNAAGDDPAHDYAEIYTPSREKAPLWLKGGPPSGGSSTTTSDSAHDIGTPRPPTPPLHRFPSWEAKIYQVASDGLAAGDENESQEQENGLVNSVGITSRSQTASGGYCDISVPVYATVKGRASQIRSMPFTGDSSDDSSDGEDHAVMMNCITSTHNSHNSSSTDNTETSTSGSASSPSKSLKTSSSLSPAKRSGSESPKHPKGRDTSFESGMSDDYAIPPDALSQAESSCMDASMPSFMMRASYADSPNKKLESLEKIGHLAKLGGKLKTWRKRWFVLKNGSLNYWKSQNDVNRKPQGQIILDDLCRIIRNEGAPTFEIDTGKKIYYLTADSNATMDDWIRVLQNVQRRNATKLLLSRDDQKATVQGWVTKVKNGHAKKCWSVLLGKMFLYFKAPGETNPLGQINMRDARVEEVEHVSDSDSEEREDVGQSQARLTVAIYPAHQGPTYLILPGKQERDNWLYHLTVVSGGGPNAGTQYEQLVQKLMETDGDPNCVIWRHPILLHTKEQITSPLSSLHSEMLQAEAIKLFKSCQLFMSVAVNQPGVDYHVVLAQNALQQCLDMPELQAELICTLVKQTSRHTGQKLGVGVQVNKRLGKQTRQLLLCATQSLFTCDTQQNGSGQANGSSPTSIQMPIVPPIDCKSNPPSYTFVQGWQLLSLAVSLFVPKNNKLLWYLKLHLSRNADSKTECGKYAAYCERALERTLLNGGRETKPSRMEVLSILMKNPYHHSLPHAIPVHMMNGTYQVVSFDGSTTIEEFHSTLAQEIGCRESTNGFCLFSDDPIEKDLEHYLDPQAKLCDVISKWETALREKGSGKFENSRVIQLTYKNRLYWKHSIKLETDKEKLLLCYQINVQVVQGRFPLSRDLALELASLMAQIDIGDFAAEKNRSATNASVSLQALDKFYPYRYRDAMTPDQLKELQELLVSKWMLLKNRSTLDCVRIYLTCCRKWPYFGATLFQAKPRHTDSAMAWLAISEDALNVLELSSMAPLSRYPYSSVMTFGGCQDDFMLVVSTDDSLQESSEQKLLFAMSKPKILEITLLIADYMNALGHTCPGTPQMNTLTRNGSHRSIRSRPHGGSTAATTAHNTLNSHATHTLNSHSHTLSSHHSHTLSSSHGGQPDILKSTPDHQRIK